A window of Adhaeribacter arboris genomic DNA:
TTGTATTATCAATTTAAGAATAAATTGGGAATTTTATAGTAAATAGAGATAGATTGCAGAATAAGCCACCAAGTTTTTCCTTTATCCCTGGGCATACCTTTTCTGCAGCAAATCTTTCATGTACAAGTTAATTTCCCACAAATTAGCTAATGGCTGGCGGCTATAAGGTTCTTCAGGCATGTACGGGTAGGGGCCAAATTCCGGGCAAATAGTAAAAACTTCGGTACCTTTTTGACGATGGGTGTTGACAATGGCATCCCACCAATTTAAGTGATGCTGCAATGCTTCCTGCCATTCCGGCGCCCGCGGATCGCTTACCTGGGCCGATTGAGTATGTCCCACTCGGGCGTGCAGGTGATCTACCCGCGAAATCGCCAAAGCCATAATTTCCGGCTGATCTTCCAGGTAAGATTCGCATACGTTGCACCAGTGCGAAAAATCAGCGGCTAATCTTAAATCCGGAAATTTTTGTAAAAAATATTCCGTGTTGCGGGTATGAAAAGTAAATTTACCGCGATGTGTTTCGTGCAAGACGGGCACCCCGGTTTCCTGCGCGATCTCGGCGGCTCGTTGAATCAGTTGGGTGGTTTGATCAAGGGTATAATAATCTTTGCCCGTTTGCGAGTTACTGAAAAGAGGTTTTAATAAGGCATTGGTGTACAAATGTTCTTCGAACGAACGCAGGTAGTCTGAAAAAGTACTACCGCTAGCGGCCCATTGCGAGGCGATTAAGTCTAAATTGAATTCCTCTAACAAATCTCGTAGTTCTTCCCGGGCAGTCTGTTCTAAAGGCACCATCATCTCCACGCCTTCGTAACCGGCTTGCTTTATTTTAAGTAAATTGGCGCTCAAGGTTGGTTCTTCCATTCCCCAAATAGCCCGGAAAAATTTAATCTGCATATATTAAAACAGTTTTACTACTTGATAACTTAGGACAAATTAATAAACCTTACAGTAAACATTATTTGAGAAAGCTTTTTATAAAATTTTAATTCATAGACCAGAATCAGTACTTAATAAATTAATTTTCATTCTAAATTTAGCTTTTTACATAAAGTAAAATCCTTGTTGACATTAAGGAGCTTTTTGAATCGTTTTAGCCAATTGGCCCTTCTTCTAATTTACTCCCCAATTTTCATTCATAGTAAATCTTACACTCGCCTAGCGGCAAAGCAACAATTAGGTTTATCAAATTATTCAGCGGCTGTTCGCTAATTCTAGTAGCACCTCGTAATAATCCCGGTTTACCATTTTAGATTTAAGCCAGGCGTAATAACTCATGGCGTGTAAGTCTTCTTGTTCGGCCGGTAAAAAATCTAAATTTTCTTCTACTTGTTTATTAAAATTTTTGCCGATAACCGTATGGGGCTGCACAATTATTTGCTCTACTAACCAAAGAAAATTTGCTACATTTTTGTAAACGGGCATACTAAGTAAAGAGCTAAAGTTTCGGGTAATGGCTTTTCTTATATCTAAAGCTATATCCAAATTCCCGAGTTCGTACTGAATAATCAATTCGCCCAGGTTCTTTTTTAACACCCATTCTTTGCCCATTACTTTCTCGCACCATTTATCCGAGTGGTTTTGACGCAGTAAAATGCGATTCGCTTTGGAATAAGCTTTTTGCGCGAAATACAAAAAACTCAACCCTAATTGAGCCGTTAAGGTATCGCGTTGGTTTAGTAAATGGGCTTTATGCTCTATTAAATCCTCCATTAAAACTATCGACTCTGGTAAATTTTGCAGAAAAATAGCATTGGCGGTTTTCAGGAAAATATACTTCGGATAGAAAGTCGAATAATAACTCTTCCCTTCATTTTGCAGAGCTTCGTACAGTTCGTGCAGGTATTGGTTAGAAGTCTTAAATTTACGATTACGGTACAGCACGTGGGCAATCATGTACAATAGATTAATCCGGTAAATTTGTTGCGCCGCTGAAAACCCAGGTTCGGCCGTAATTTTTTGATATTCGGAAATGATGAACGGCTCGAAGGTAAAAAAATCTTTCCGGGCCAGCACCGCACTGCGGGCAATAGACATTAACTTGTAAAACAAGGCCGGCCGTTGACTTACGGCCTCGGTTAATCCGTAGGTTTGCAACACGTTTTGGATTATTTCATCAAATTTTAAGTTGCGACCCTGGGTGCGGGCTACGTTTAACTGTTGCGCAATCAGGCTATTGGCAATATTAGCTCTTTCGTCTTGGTCGGCGTTTACTTTATTGGCGTTGCGCTTTGCAATGATGCTATCCAGGTTATCGGCGAATTCATTATCCGCTTTTTCAATTTGCAGATTGTATATTGCATTCAGCAAATCAAATTGCTCGTTATCGCGGCCTAGTTTTTCTGCTTTGCGCAACGTATTCCAAGCCACCCGGTCGGCCCGTACTTCAAATAAATACCGCGCCAGCGAAAGTAATCCCATAATAGAAGAACTGGCCGTGGGGTCCTCGGTCATGCGTTTTAGTACCACATAATCCGTGAGGTGCTGCATCAAGCGCTTCCGGAGGGCATAATAAGCTACTGCATTAGGCTCTTCCGGATATAAGCGGGCAATCAGTTCCTGGGGTTTGTATTTTTTCTTTTGCTGCAAAAGCAGAAATAATTCGTAATCCTTCCGGTTAGTTTTCTTTTTCTGCCGCTGAATAAAACTACTAAATTCCTTTTTGTCTTCGGCCGATAAAGAGTCAATCGTAATTTTTAAATCATCCATGCTTTTTCATTTAACCCGAACTTCAACGAAACAAGAGTAAATACCAATTACTTTTCAGGTATAATTACTTAAACTTTACTGCTATTCGATTTCCTCACTTTAAAAATTCCTGCAAACGGATATCAATTCTGATTGCCAGAACTATCTCCGGAAACTTACTAAATAATCAGCCACAATTTTAGCGCTTCGTTAGATTATGAATTAGAAATTTAGGCTAAAAAGTGGTTCAAGCTAGAATAGATGCTAATCTCATATCAACCAATTAGTTTGGAGAAGCACTAATGGCAGCCATATTTTTAACTTTTATTAGAATGGAAGCAACCAATAAATGCAAAAAATTCAGCTGCGTTGCGTGTTAAGTCCAGCATTACAGTATTTTCGAAGTATTCGATTTAAAATTCTACAAAAATTTTCGTTGGTTACTTATGCAAAAAGCACCAGTCGTGCATCTTGGTAATAGTACCAAGTCTTCACTATTTTTAGGTACAGCTTGTGGCTAGTTTAATCTGGTAAGACTTTCTCTTGTAATTTCAAATTTTTGTTATGGCAGATACAATTCGCAGTGCCTAGAAATAGTTATTACTTTACAGACCCTGTATACCACTCAAAAACAAGCCATTAAGCATGCTTTTCACCTTTACTATCCGGGAAAAGCAATCTTATCTGTATTAAAATTTATTATTTCTTGTTGCATTACCTATTTGTAATAACCAAAGAGTATACCTGCGTCCTGGTGAGTTGGTGGAGTAGATTGGATTTAAACGCAAGGCTTAACCCCTTAACTGTTTTAATTTATGAAAAATCTAATTACTCTTTTATTAATTCTTATTGGTCCTGGTGCTGTGGTAGCTCAATCCGTAAATCCGGGCAAAATTTCGGGTTCCCTCACTGATTCCGTTACGGCAAAACCCGTGGCCTACGCTACGGCGGCTCTCAAAAAAGAAAATAAGCTTTTTACCGGCACTACTACGGAGGCATCCGGAGCTTTCCTGATTACCAACCTGCCAACCGGTAATTATAAACTGGAACTTTCCTTTGTGGGTTATCGTACTAAAACTTTTCCGGTAACTCTTACCGCCGAGCAAACCACCCTGGATTTAGGAAAAATTCAACTTAGTCCGGATACAAAAATACTGAGCGGCGTAACTGTTACGGGTCAGAAGGCTTTAGTAGAAGATAAAGGCGACCGGTTGGTCTACAACGCTGAAAAAGATATTTCCAACGCGGGCGGAACAGCGGCCGATGTACTCCGGAAAGTTCCCACGCTAACCGTTGACTTAAACGGCAACGTGCAGATGCGCGGCAACAGCAACCTGAAAGTCTTGGTAAACGGCAAACCTTCGGCCATGATGGCCCGCAACCTGGCCGATGCCTTGCGGCAAATGCCCGCCAACATTATTAAATCCGTTGAAGTTATTACCAGTCCCGGCGCTAAATACGATGCCGAAGGCTCCGCCGGCGTCATTAATATTATCACTAAAAAAGGTTTGCAAGGTTTTAATGGCTCAACCAACATTACGGCGGGTAATTTTAACCGCTCTATCGGCACTAATATAAATTATAAAAAAAAGAAAATAGGTTTAACTCTCTCGGCCAACACCTATCAGTACCGTAACCAATGGGAAAGTGAGAACACCCGCACTACTTTATTTAACAATCAACCACAAAACATTCTTATTCAAAGAAGCATTGCCGATAATACGGGTACGGGTGGCTACGGCGAAATGAGCTTAGATTTTGACCCGGATTCCCTGAGCCGGATTAACTTCTCGGCCAACGTGTGGGGCGGAAATTTCCCCAACAACAGTACGCTTTATAATCGCCTCACTAATCCAGCCGGACAGGAAATTCAAGCCTTCCGCAACGACCGGCGTTTCCGGAATCCATACGGCAACGGACAATTAGATTTAGGTTATACCAAAACTTTTAAGAAACCCGAACAGGAATTTTCCTTACTGACCCAATTTAGCCGAATGCCCGATAATTATTTCTACGATACGGATAGCTACTCGCTGGCGGAACAATTAACCTACCGGCAACACAGCACCAATTACAGTCGCAATAAAGAATACACAGTACAAACCGATTACACGCATCCTTTCACGGTAAAAGGCGCCCACGATACTACCAGTATTAAACTAGAAGTGGGCGTAAAAGGAATTCTGCGCGATATTGGCAGTGAGTACCGGGTCGCCGAATCTTTGGACGGAGCCGGTGAGTTAATTCCGAATCCTTCCCAGTCCAATGATTTTAATTACAAGCAGCAGGTTACGTCCGGGTACACCTCAGTGCGTTTAGATACCAAAAGAAAATGGGGCTTAAACATAGGAGCCCGGCTGGAGCACACCGATATTAAAGGTGATTTTGTTACAACCCAAACCAAATTAACTAATCAATACAATAATTTAATTCCGAGCATTACCCTATCCAAAGGCATAAAAACGCAAACGTTTAAAATAAGCTATACGCAACGAATTCAGCGGCCACTTATCTGGTACTTAAACCCTTGGCTCAATGCTAGCGATACCTTAAATGTAAATACCGGCAATCCTTACCTGAAACCAGAGTTAAACCACGCCACCGAGTTAGGTTATAATGTAACCACTAAAAAAGGATTATCGGTTAATACGGCTTTTTATTGGCGCTACACCGATAATGCCATTGAATACTTAACCGTTGCCGACCCAAATGGAGTTACCATCAGTAAACCCCAAAACATTGCCACCCGTCAGGCGTATGGCTTAAATTTAAATGTATCCGGTCAGCCTAATAAAGAATGGAACCTGAACGGAGGTTTAGACCTGCGCTACGTAGCCCTGCGCAGCCCGGCTTTAAATCAGAGTAACAATGGAATGGTCTGGAGTATAAACTTTAACAGCACATACAAATTACCGAAAGATTTTTCATTACAAGCCAACGGCAATTTTGGTTCTGGCTGGATTAGTTTGCAAGGTACTAACTCGGGCTATTATTGGTACGGCTTTGCCGGCAAGCGTGAATTCTGGGACAAAAAAGCCAGCCTTACTTTAGGCGTTAACAACCCGTTCAAACGAAGTATTCAACAAAACGGCAAACAAACGGCGCCCACCTTTATCAGCGATAATCGTTGGTCGTTCGTTAATCGTTCGGTACGGCTAACGTTTGAATGGCGTTTCGGTCAGATGACCGCAGGTGGCGGCAAACAAAGTAAAAAAATCACTAATGACGATAAAGGTGGCCGGTAAGATTAACTATTTTATTAAATAATTCCTCCATCTAAAGCTAGAGGCAATTTAATAGTATGTATCCAAAAAACTGTTAATTATCATATTCTTTTCAACGTTCTCACTTTACATGGTGTCACTGGTTACTGCTAGCTTCTGGTAAATTGCCACTAGCTTCCGCTAGTATATTTTGTAAATCGGAATAGAAATAAGATATAACTCATAATTTCCTCGTATCTTTGTATCCCATAAGCCTTAAAATACTTATGGATTCTAAATATATTTTTGTGACGGGCGGGGTAACTTCCTCCCTCGGGAAAGGCATTATTTCCGCATCGCTCGCCAAACTTTTACAAGCCCGAGGTCTCTCGGTTACTATTCAAAAATTCGACCCTTACATTAACATCGACCCCGGTACCTTAAATCCTTACGAACACGGTGAGTGTTTTGTAACCGACGATGGCGCCGAAACCGATTTGGATTTAGGCCACTACGAGCGGTTTCTAAATATTCCAACTTCACAAGCCAATAACGTAACTACCGGTAAAATTTATAACCACGTTATTACTCAGGAACGCCAGGGAGCTTACTTAGGGAAAACCGTGCAGGTAGTACCGCACATTACCGACGAAATTAAACGGCGTTTACTTTTGCTCGGCCAAACCGGCGTATACGATATTGTGATTACTGAAATTGGGGGTTGTGTTGGTGATATTGAATCGTTGCCTTTTATTGAAGCCGTGCGCCAGTTACGTTGGGAATTGCCTCAAAGCGATTCGTTGGTAATTCATTTAACGCTACTGCCTTACCTGAGAGCAGCCGGTGAATTAAAAACCAAACCTACCCAACACTCGGTAAAAGCACTTTCGGAAGCTGGAGTACAGCCCGATATTTTGGTTTGCCGGTCGGAGCACCCTATACCGTTGGAGATGCGCAAGAAAATTGCCCTTTTCTGTAACGTTAAGGTAAACTCTGTAATAGAATCGCTGGACGCCGAAACTATTTACGACGTGCCGCTGATGATGAAAAAAGAAAAGCTAGATGACCGGGTTATCAAAAAACTTAAAGTTGCGGGAAAACACGAGTTAAATCTCGACTCCTGGAAAGAGTTTTTAGGCCGTTTAAAAAACCCCACCGAAGAAGTAAATATTGCCTTAGTTGGTAAATACGTGGAGTTGCCAGATGCTTATAAATCCATTATTGAAGCGTTTATTCATGGTGGTGCCGCCAATGAATGTAAGGTCCGTATCAAAACCATTCAATCCGAATACATTACTCCCGACAATATCGACATGCTGTTAGGAAAAAGTGATGGGATTTTAGTAGCACCCGGTTTTGGTAGCCGGGGTTTTGAAGGTAAACTGGAAGCCATAAAATACGTGCGAGAAAGAAATATTCCTTTTCTAGGTATTTGCCTGGGCATGCAGTGCGCTGCCGTTGAATTTGCCCGCAATGTGTTAGGCTTATCAGATGCAGCATCCACGGAAATGAACCCTGACACTACTAATCCGGTTATTGATTTAATGGAAGGGCAGAAAGATATTACCCAGAAGGGTGGTACTATGCGATTGGGTGCCTATATTTGCGAGTTAAAAAAAGGAAGCCGGGCGCAGCATATTTACGGAAAAACTAAAATCAGCGAACGGCATCGGCACCGTTACGAATTTAATAATCAATACTTGCAAGCATTCGAAGAAAAAGGCATGTTAGCCACGGGTATTAACCCCGAAACCAATCTGGTAGAAGTAATTGAATTGCAAAATCACCCCTGGTTTGTCGCTGCCCAATACCATCCCGAATTAAAAAGTACTGTTCTTAATCCGCACCCGCTGTTTGTGAAATTTATAAAAGCGGCTATTCATCACACCAAAACTAAAAACGATTATTTAAAAGGTTAATACCTATATTATTTTATGGAGAAAAATCAAGCAGTAGGCTTAGTTATTATTTCGGTCCTGCTGATCGTTTACATGACATTTTTTGCTCCCAAAGAGCCACCAAAACCTGTTCAGGAAAAACCAACCACTACCGCTGGTGCTTCCTCCACTACTATTGCTGCCACTCCCGCTAACATACCGGATTCGGTACGTGCCCAAGCTCTAGGCGAGTTTGGTACGGTAGCCGTGGGTACTGCCGAGGAAGCCCACCTGGAAAATAAAAACCTGCGTGTTACTTTAAGCACCAAAGGCGGTAAAGTAGAAGAAGTACTACTAAAGAATTATAAAACCTGGGATAAAAAACCGCTGGTATTATTCGATAAGCAAAGCAGCCAAACGGACATAAGTTTTCAAACTAATTCCGGCAAAACAGTTAAGCTATCCGATTTATACTTTAAAGCCTTGCCGGTTTCGAACCAGAATGGCACTCAAGCTATTACCTACCGGGCGGAATTAGGAGCAGGTCAATCTATCGACCAGACCTACGCTTTAACGCTAGACGGGTTTACTTTGGACTACAAACTTAGCTTTAAAGGTTTAAATCAACTACTAACCGATAAACCTCTGATTTTAAGTTGGAACGACCGATTAAAAAAGACAGAATTTGACCTGAAACAAAACCGGGATCATTCGCGCCTGAACTTGATGACCGCCGAAGAAGACTTTGATTACTTAGTAGGCAAACCCGAACAAGCAGAAATAAAAAAATTAGAAACTCCGGTTAAGTGGGTGTCTAATAAACAAAACTTTTTCTCGGCCGCTATTATTGCTAAAAACACTTTTTCTGGGGGCGAGGTAAAAGCTTCTTT
This region includes:
- a CDS encoding sugar phosphate isomerase/epimerase family protein → MQIKFFRAIWGMEEPTLSANLLKIKQAGYEGVEMMVPLEQTAREELRDLLEEFNLDLIASQWAASGSTFSDYLRSFEEHLYTNALLKPLFSNSQTGKDYYTLDQTTQLIQRAAEIAQETGVPVLHETHRGKFTFHTRNTEYFLQKFPDLRLAADFSHWCNVCESYLEDQPEIMALAISRVDHLHARVGHTQSAQVSDPRAPEWQEALQHHLNWWDAIVNTHRQKGTEVFTICPEFGPYPYMPEEPYSRQPLANLWEINLYMKDLLQKRYAQG
- a CDS encoding TonB-dependent receptor domain-containing protein, whose product is MKNLITLLLILIGPGAVVAQSVNPGKISGSLTDSVTAKPVAYATAALKKENKLFTGTTTEASGAFLITNLPTGNYKLELSFVGYRTKTFPVTLTAEQTTLDLGKIQLSPDTKILSGVTVTGQKALVEDKGDRLVYNAEKDISNAGGTAADVLRKVPTLTVDLNGNVQMRGNSNLKVLVNGKPSAMMARNLADALRQMPANIIKSVEVITSPGAKYDAEGSAGVINIITKKGLQGFNGSTNITAGNFNRSIGTNINYKKKKIGLTLSANTYQYRNQWESENTRTTLFNNQPQNILIQRSIADNTGTGGYGEMSLDFDPDSLSRINFSANVWGGNFPNNSTLYNRLTNPAGQEIQAFRNDRRFRNPYGNGQLDLGYTKTFKKPEQEFSLLTQFSRMPDNYFYDTDSYSLAEQLTYRQHSTNYSRNKEYTVQTDYTHPFTVKGAHDTTSIKLEVGVKGILRDIGSEYRVAESLDGAGELIPNPSQSNDFNYKQQVTSGYTSVRLDTKRKWGLNIGARLEHTDIKGDFVTTQTKLTNQYNNLIPSITLSKGIKTQTFKISYTQRIQRPLIWYLNPWLNASDTLNVNTGNPYLKPELNHATELGYNVTTKKGLSVNTAFYWRYTDNAIEYLTVADPNGVTISKPQNIATRQAYGLNLNVSGQPNKEWNLNGGLDLRYVALRSPALNQSNNGMVWSINFNSTYKLPKDFSLQANGNFGSGWISLQGTNSGYYWYGFAGKREFWDKKASLTLGVNNPFKRSIQQNGKQTAPTFISDNRWSFVNRSVRLTFEWRFGQMTAGGGKQSKKITNDDKGGR
- a CDS encoding CTP synthase; the encoded protein is MDSKYIFVTGGVTSSLGKGIISASLAKLLQARGLSVTIQKFDPYINIDPGTLNPYEHGECFVTDDGAETDLDLGHYERFLNIPTSQANNVTTGKIYNHVITQERQGAYLGKTVQVVPHITDEIKRRLLLLGQTGVYDIVITEIGGCVGDIESLPFIEAVRQLRWELPQSDSLVIHLTLLPYLRAAGELKTKPTQHSVKALSEAGVQPDILVCRSEHPIPLEMRKKIALFCNVKVNSVIESLDAETIYDVPLMMKKEKLDDRVIKKLKVAGKHELNLDSWKEFLGRLKNPTEEVNIALVGKYVELPDAYKSIIEAFIHGGAANECKVRIKTIQSEYITPDNIDMLLGKSDGILVAPGFGSRGFEGKLEAIKYVRERNIPFLGICLGMQCAAVEFARNVLGLSDAASTEMNPDTTNPVIDLMEGQKDITQKGGTMRLGAYICELKKGSRAQHIYGKTKISERHRHRYEFNNQYLQAFEEKGMLATGINPETNLVEVIELQNHPWFVAAQYHPELKSTVLNPHPLFVKFIKAAIHHTKTKNDYLKG